The Tripterygium wilfordii isolate XIE 37 chromosome 23, ASM1340144v1, whole genome shotgun sequence genomic sequence atgatgattaacATACTAGTGGGGGTTACAATAAGAATCATTTTTCTGAATGATGCATATTCGGGTATCTAGAAGACCATGCTCTATTTGTGTTTAACATAGAAGTAGGATTTCATGGTAGGATGTGCCTTGTGAGTGACCTTTCTATTACTATCTGTTACAGGCATTGAGGATGGTCTTGCAATTGGGTGTGAAGCCTTCTTGGTTTAATACTTGTAGCACAACCATAGATAAGAGGCCTCATTCAATTCCTGGAACTGCTTCACCCACAGGAGACCTTCGCAGTTTTATGGTTGACATACCACCTGTTGGTGACTCTGTAGTGCCAGAAATGCTCTTGAAGGTATTGGAGCCTTATAGGAAAGAAGGTGGGTATTTTGTTTTCTGAATTGTATTATTCTATGATGGATCTTCAGTTGGGCACTTGATCTTTTCTTTTACATTTTCCTTACCTGTTGCCCATGTTTTTCCACTCAAAGGTTGCATCCTTGATGATGAGGCTGCAAAATTATATGCTACGATAGTCAAAAAAGGGTCTGTCGCAAGATTTGCGTTTTCAGCTGCAATTTTTGGTGAAACTTCAGAGGCTCTTTTCTGGCTACAGTTACCCCGTGCCCTCAACCTTTTGATGAATAAGCTGGTAAATAAAACTCCTCAGAAGGCTCCTATCTCCACATCATTTCCAGAACTTGACAACACAGCTATGTTAAGTAGGCTTTCATTGAAAGGGAATTCAATGTCAGGAAACACAAGGGGTTCATCGGTAAGTTGTTGGTGTGAGAAATGCTTTATATTCGGATCCATAAGAGAGAAACGTTTCCATTTTGATGATGCGTTATGCCTCTTATATGGTTAGAGAAGTCGCAGGTACTTTTTTATCAATTATGGCCTCTTTTGTAATTTGAGTTGTTGGTTCAACAGAGTCAAGGTCAACTTAGAGTTATGGCTTTTGAACAAGAAGAGTTATGGCAAAGTGCCAGTGAGCGCATTCCTTGGCATGAGAAATTGGAGGGAGAAGAGGCTATCCAGAACCGCGTGCATGAGTAAGTGCTATCTTCATGTTATAAGGCATGTGATAGGATCTCTATGCTGTGGTTATGAGGGCGTTGCCTAAATATTCTGACAGATTCACTCTTCTATAAACTGAATTGCACAGGCTCGTTTCAGTTGGGAACTTAGAAGCTGCGGTTAGTTTATTGCTTTCTACCAATCCAGAGAGTCCATACTTCAATGCAAATGCTCTTCGTGCTGTCGCCCTTTCTTCTGCTGTGTCGAGATCTCTGCTTGAACTTGCAGTCAAGGTGAGTGTTACTGTAGAGGACAAGAatcaatgcttgaatgaaaaaTTTTATCTTGGATCTTTTTGCGCTGCTGCTTTACTATGAACTATTCATCTAGGTTGTTGCAGCCAACATGGTAAGGACTGATAGGTCGCTCTCTGGCACACATCTTCTTTGTGCAGTTGGAAGGTATCAAGAAGCGTGCTCCCAGGTTGCATTCCTATAACTTGATcaagcttttcttttttgttttctccctTTCTTTCATATGAACTTGTAGTCTTTTTCTTAATTCCGATGCATGTAACCCCCTCTCTTTATCTCTCTCTATTTGCGTGTATGTGTGTTTGGTTTTCTATAAGTGTCTTTTCAATGGCCATTGTGTCACTAACTGACTGGGAATACTCGAGTGTGACTACTGCTTCATGTTTAACATTGGATCAAACTCAAATAGATCAAAGTATTAGCCTATTAGGTGATCTTTCAAATCACCACAGTTTCATTCCAGAGAGTTGTCTTTCTGGAAGTTATGGCTATCACTTATCTTTCATTTATGAAGAATCTTTATGAAGATACATATTAAAGATATCAGGGATATCAGAACTCTTTCGTATGATACTTTCAAAGAATGGATTGATCAACATACTATACTATAACTATGCAGGACTCATTGATTTTGTCTTTTGCAGCTGCAAGATGCTGGTTGCTGGACTGATGCTGCAACTTTAGCCGCTACACACTTAAAAGGATCTGATTATGCAAGGTTTGTGATTCTCTCGTCAATATATGAGACAGAGGTAGAGAGAGAGGTCTTAATTGCATCTTTCAAAATTCTCAtttgctatttatttttttgttgcttaAAACTGTACATTTATTCCTTATTAATACGGTCATTGCCATGCTTGAAGTGGCAGAACACCGTAGGCTTAAATTTATCCAAGTTCTGATgaagttttcatatttttgtactTTTACCCTTCAATAGTTGTTTGTCATGAACCCACACATTTAACAAGTCTATTCTCTTTACTTGTTCTGATAGCCTGATTTCGTTTCATGTTTATGCACACAGGGTATTGCAACGATGGGCTGACCACATTTTGTATGCAGAACACAACATCTGGAGGTAGTACCATTTACAAGTCacattttggtttttctttattttgttgtgaTCTTATTGCTAAAAATGGTTCAAGCAGGGCTCTTATTCTATATGTAGCTGCTGGTGCATTGCAAGAAGCATTGGCAGCACTACGTGAAGCGCAACAACCTGACACGGCTGCAATGTTCATACTTGCTTGCCGTGAAATCCATGCAGAAATTATAACCAACTTAAGAAATGCAGATGATGAAACGAATTCTACTACTGAGGATAAGCTGGTTAATTTGCCAGGATTGAACCCAGAAAATGAAGACGTAATTGCAGTCAGTGAATATTATGGGCAATACCAAAGAAAATTAGTGCATTTGTGTATGGACTCACAGCCGTACTCTGATTGATGGACTATATCACTTGTCGGCAAGTTTCTACCATGTCAATGTTTGCAATGAAATCTGCAAATTTGTTCACAAGGATTTACCTTATCGGCACGACTCTGGAAGCCCAATACAAGTTCAAAGGACCCTGTTACTTGTACAACTACATATAGTGGCAAAGATGATATGGATTGGCAAATGGTGAGGTTGGCCATTTCCAGGGTACTTGACATTGGTCATATGAAGTATTTTTGGACTTCACCAAGTATGGCATTCCTCATAAAGTTGTGCTGAAGAAATACCAAAAATGTTTTAGCGATATCATTCAATCGTCTTGGCCTTACAAggtcaattgtttgtaaattttGAGGCACTTAATTACATACTACTGTTTTAATGTTCTTcctgcatgatttttttttcaaagagaCCCATATGGGAAACAAGGTGGTGCCTGGGGAGCAATTGATATTACATTTATTTTGACATTAGAAGAACCATTACAATTTTCCTTTAAACACAGAGTGGGTCTTACACATCTGAAGGCACTACAAACTCTCGACAATCTCATCGCTACCTCCTCTTGGAGTTGCGGTAGATTCCATTACAATGCAAAGAAGCAACCATTCAGTGTGGCCTGATGTAGCAAAAAGCCAATAGCTAAGAGTACAACCCTAACCATTCATTTTCATTAGCAAAACTGACAACGAACCATGGTTTTTAAAACTTAAGCCCATCAGAACAGTAAAATCGACAGAGGAACAGCACGTATATACACTCATTTCTAAGGTATCTACTTCTTCTGGGCGGACGATGAACTTTTTCCTGGACGGATGCTGAAATTTTACTTATCTGGTTCTTCTAACGACATGTGGTTATGACTTGGATCATTTTCTGCCTCCCCTTTACATTTTAAGGAAATATTCGTCATTTGGGCCTCTCAAACACAcagtgaaggaagaagaaaaactcGTCACACAGAGAGTCCTTCCGCAGAAGAACATTCTGAGGCCAGAATGAGGAACCATATAATGCTTGATAATTTAAATTTCTATCAGATATCCACTTTCTATATGATCCAGGCCTGCTTCCACCATTCCACCTTTAATTCAAGCAAGGCAATCTGTGTGGAGAAGAGAGTACATTTTTCCGCGTGCACCATTGATTCCCATGAAAGCtgcaagaaaatttgaaaaagttGTATAATCTGATGACATTTGGTATTCAAGTGGTTTCGTGACTGGGAAATTTCATCCATCACCTTCGTCTTATCAATGTTTGGTACATATTATTATTCCAAATAGATGTGCTCCACATATAACATACCTTCAAGATTTTGCAGCTCAATGAAAGAATCTCTTGCGGCACCGAGCAGATCCATGCTCCTCATACTCGGACTTGGTGACACACATTCCTTCAAAGTCTGGACTAGATGCCAAAAGAGATCCCCCTCTCCACACACCTAATATGGGACTGGACAAAAGCCACAAGATCTTACAATCTAAATTGTAGAAATTTAAGAAAAACTAATACCTTATTATTGGAGGGTAGAGTTTTTACTCTTCTTGAGTTGTTATCTTGACATGATAGTCATCCGGGACAAGAGGCCGGAGGTCTCTTTCTCTGCAATTACCATATTATGAACAAAGTCAGACTGGAGCCTTGAGATTAATTTCGATGAATGCAATCTAGTTGGCAGGAAAAGAGCTTACAGTCTCTCAACAAATCGAGGAAATAATGTGCTTCCACCAGTTAATATGATGCTGCCAAAGCACAAGATTATAACTAGAATCcgaaattaaaattcaaaaagacTAGTAACAAAcgtatttatataaataaatactgATTGACAATTCAGGAATTCAAGAAGGTACCTTTCATAGAGTACAGGGTGAAGAAGTGGATGGCAAGAGTTGACTGCTCGAACAATGCACTCTGCTAGTCCAGCCTCGTTCATTCCTGCAAAACACAGGATCAACTCAGCAATCCATCTGATTTCAGCTCCAAAAAGAATCAGCAGTCCCAAAAGATTAGCATTTCTTCACCAAGCAATGCCTAGAAATTTATAGTATAGTAACTATAAGCATAAGCTTCTTGTCCTCGAGTAAAGGAAAACCATTTGCAACTACAACACCATAAAAAGGAACAGACCCAAATCAGCAGGCTGGAAGATCATCTCTGGGACAAGGAACCGCTCATTTGTCAGGTCGAACTCCTGCAGAAATGATAAACTGTAAAAACTACTGAAGACGCCCTTGCAAAGTAATAAGTTGAAGAAAAATGGGACACTACATTTTTAGTCAAATCagttctctttctctcctcggACTTCCCTGTGAGATCCATATCCTTCTCTGCTTCAGCAGACCTAGGTGGAGCTCCATCTGTCAAAGTGTATCTCCGAGCTTCTTCAGGGTCCTTAATAAAGCCCTTTGTGTGATTGACACCATCAGGGAGGACATATGTACATCTGAGTAAATTGTCTCTTCCACGCTTCCTGTAGATTTTCGTCAAAATTTTAATGCTATTGACTACAACTATCCACAAAATTAAGATCATTATCAGTTCTCATTCAAGAAGCTTTAACattgtaatgtttgaaatttatcCAGGTTTTCTTACTTACCATAAACTCACTCACCATCATTTCAATCTGCTACAAAATCACAACTCAAAGTAACCAACTTTGAATACGAAGCTCAACAAGCCCCAACCAAGcattcctttttccttttttttttactgagcAGACACCCATTTAAAACCCTTTTATTCCTCCACTTATCCAATGATTAACTTATACATTCAATAgcaaaattatactatcctatacggAGCCTCAATGCAAAGAACCCAAAAACCCCTACATTGCATTCTTCATTGTTTTAATCAGCACAAACCCTTTTAGAACCCCATCAATGTCTTCAAagtcacccaaaaaaaatacttCTTTGAGTAAAAAAAACTCACAAAACCCCTAAGCGGCATTCCTTATGTTCATCTTCCTCAATTTAAACCCACAGCCCCTAACTGGCATTTCTCTATGTTTTGCTCTCTCAACATAAACCCACATAGAACCCAATCAATTCTTACAAAATCAAAACGCCAGATAAAGCTTTTTGAATACGAAGGAACTGCAAACCGTTACCTGGCAATCTGGAGATCGCGAGCGACATCAAGCGAGACAAAGCACAGCTTCTCCTTAACATCGTCCATGATGAAAGTTTCGTCCATCACATTCACCGCTCGATAGGACACCAGCTCTTTAAGGTAATTCGTGAGGGCCTTCCCTCCCAGGTCGATCCTCTTCACGGCATAGTTGACGGTGAAGTTCTGGAAAACTGGTGCGGCATGCGTGAACGAGAAGCCACAGTCAACGACGAGGCTGCACTGGGCCTTTGACACAAGCCCATAGGGCCTCCTACTGGCCTCGTACAGATGAACCAACGAGGGTGGATCGGCGACGTAGAGGGCCTTGAAACCGAAATCCTCGAAGACAAGCTCGTCAGTAGCACGCTGGATGGACGGAAGAGTAAAGAGATGCTCGGTGAGGAGGAGGGAGGTGGAGGACGGTGAGACatggaggagagaggagaagaggtgGGCCCAGATGTCCCGCTGTAGGTCCGGGTTTATCAGGTACCCACGATCGATGGGGCGGCGCACTGCGGCTGAGGTCAGGTCTTCGGAAGCGGCGTCGATGATTGAGGTGGTGGATGAGGGAAGTGGAGTAGGGTTCTGGAACTTTTTCGAGGAGAGAGGGCGGTAGAGGCAGTTAGGGATGATGATAGCGGGGTCACGCTCGCCGCCTTGACCCGCCTTGATGAGGCTGCCGCCGTTGTCTAACACGATGACGTTAGAGGACATGATGGAGAACTGGAGGAGGGACTGAGGGAGTGCTGGAATGGAAGTTTGGGGGCGTTTATAATTATATTTCTCGCTTCAGGGCTAAAAGGGGAAATCTAAGAGTGTGTGTGatccatttataatttatttagataTTTGTACGTTTTGCTCTGAATGCTAATCCTAGTCATACTTAAACAAACCTTCCTAAGGACAGTTGCAATGGTTTAAGGGGAAATGTCCCGAACAAAATTAATCTTGGgttccacctctattacataaaaagtcaagtcaaacacgtattctaatacagtcacatcagcaaaacacaaatttctatacactttctctttccacccaacccaacaacatttcattcctccatattattcacaacaaaactacaccaaaacaccaaataccaatacatccacatcaacaaaacacttctcccaatacagccacataagcaaaacacgttttacaatacagccacatcagcaaaagacaacatctttgttggtccaataattatataccattgcaagtgccctaagTGTACATAATACACCTATCATATACCATGGGTCAAGTGAAGTGATGAGTTTGGATTGACGGGATCAAATAAATTAATCAACTTTACATATCTCATATGATGCACTCCCAATTATTGAGTTGGACAAATTGGACATCATGAATTAAGATGATTAGGATACCACAGATATGGTTGTCAAAATTTCTATCTAGATTGTAAAATCGTATGATTTTAGATAAGTAAAACGATTCGGATCATTCAAAAATCATTCTATGATGAGATCATACAAAATgtgttctttttatattttttttttcaaaattgtgttctttttgtattatttttttcaatttaggtgatgatgattttgagaaatataggataaaacaatgaaattgttAACGATAGTGGATAGTGATTGTAGAGAGTATTCGATGGATCCCTGGAGCAGGCAATGCTAGGACTTGTACAGTACCACTCTTGCCTAGTCTAAACAATGCCACACTACTAGAATTTTaaatgttttttctcattttggttAGAATTGGATTAGTTGGATGATCATATCTAACGTATTTATCTTTTTAgaaacccagaaaaaaaaaattgaaatgtaaTATTAGTTTTATGAGACCTACGAGGTAGTTCGATTGACAATCAACTGAGTTAGAcactgagttagacatatgtgtgcccaagattcgattccaatgataaacatatttctcaacgatattttaaaataaaaaatattagttCTATGAGTCATAAATgcgaaaaaaatatttaatcttGTGTGAATGTATCTTCTATATTTATGTTAATTAATGTGAACTTATAACAATAAATGTACAATACGTGATTTTGTTAAATAGACGTGACAACATTTCGGAACAACACAATATTAACGTGGACGCACAAAATTTCGATGGGATGGGGGTGATGATGAGTTCTCAACCATGGGATGAAATGGAGAGCtcatatttaaaaaattctAGGTAATTTCAACAGCTACCTGGATTGCAGCTCTCCCCAATTCCAATTTCGATAAAACATGAATCTGTTTGCATGTTACTTATATGTAATACATAGATGTAATTTCAGCATCTATTAAAATTGTTTCCGAAATTTGTGCACGAATGTTATTTACCTTTTTAATGTTATACACTATAGCACATGTGGTTTTTTAAGAGAATCTTGTGTGCCCTCAGATTAATCGAGATCTCATCaagaaccaaaaataaaaaaaaatccgcaAGAAAGTTAAAGGATAAACAATGAAAACTTTTACTATATCTCAAATTCACAACTAAAAAAAGTACCAATAAATAACAGACTGAAAAACCACAAAAATTTACATAATTAATAAGTCATAATTATTCTTTTTACTTGAtgaaaagaacagaaaaaaagaagtaaacaaTAAACTACCAGGCTGCTAGCCCAATCATTCCTACCATATCTTCCCAAGTTTGCTTTCCACAGTCCAACTTTAGTTTATACCTTCTCCTTCTGATGCATCAACTTCTGGAATTCACCATGTAAATTCTTCCATCTCTAGTGATCAGGGAGGAAAGGCCAATTCCCGGCATGCCTCTGGCCAAAGAATGGTTTCAGTAGAATCGCGAGGGAGAAGACGACCAAGGTCCTTGGTCAAAGGCATGACATGGAATTGTCACCTTTGGGCTTGCTCTGGACCAGCTGTGCCTGGAGTGGTGTTTGGTCCAGCACCATTTTCGATCGGAGGGGCAGTTCCCCATTTTCCTTCTGCTTCCAATGGCTCAAGTACATGTACTGCGCCATCTGAAAGTCCTAATGCAAACTGATTGGGGTCGGAAGGATGTGCCGCAATAACGACAGGATATGCCCTGCAATGGTAAAAATCACACCATCAGATTTGCTGAGTAGAAACAAGGCAAATTTTGTTAACTAATAGTTAATAAAAACGAACTTTAGAGTAGAAGGCAAATAGGCAGCAGCACTTATTCGGCATCTCAATCTGAGTGTTGAGGCAGTGAGAGCGCCAATACTTCCATCCTTGAAGCACACATATATTGATTGACTATCACAAGAATATGTAGCATGTGAGATTGGACCACTTGCCTCTCGAGGGAACCACTGTTCGAGAAAATAATTTTGATCATAAGAATGCTAGCAGCCATTAATATAAAAGTCAAATCACAGTTCTAATAGAAGATGAGGGAAAAGACTGCTAAATTCAAATGATTACTGCTGGTTCAGTTTCACATTTGTAATTTCTATAGGCATGCAAAAGATTAAACATATGCCGTCTATTGATCACAATGcaatattttctctcttctaaaaaaaatgacTCTTGATAAGAACTCATACAAAGAACATGAGTAAAAACCCGATGTGAACTTAAATTTTGAGCCATATAAAATCTAGGTAAATCTCTCTTAACATATCCATGTGTATATAATGTACAAGAGGGCAAACCTGCTTAAGACATCCCAATTTTGGAGCTTCAAATAAGGCTATCTGAGTTTCATGAACTGCAAGCAGATGGATCTGATCATTGTGAAATTGAACACGGGTGTCCGCGTGGGGATTTGTGTGTCTCCCAGTTGGAAGTTGCAAGAACACGCTGGTCTGCTTCTCCCATGCATCTGTGCTCCAAACACAAAGctgaagataaaaataaatgtGCAAGTAAATTTCATACTGCATCAATTTCGCAACGCATTCAGGCTCTTCTACacaaagcacaaaaaaaaaaaacaaaagaaagaaaagaaaaagatgaacaTGAATCCTATTATATGGGATTTCTTAATTAAATCTTATATCTGGGATAAAAGCCTTGTTCTACAAGCATTGGGAAAGCCCTCAACTGAGTAGAGATAGTTTCTAgttaaagaaattttaaaaaatcaatcacCTTAGAGCAGAGCTTATAATGCCAAAAAAGTTGCAGTTAAGCCTCTAAAATATTTCTTAATTGTCATCAGGTAATAGGAATGCCAATACATTTAAAAACTTCTTACCTGGTTGTCAGCTCCTGAAGATACGAGTACATTTAAAAGGTCAGAGAAGGCAAGGCCAGTAATCATTCTCTGATGACCTTTTAATTTGGTCTTCACCTGTTATATGGAACATACAACAATGTCAATACTTAGAACCCCTTTTTCTAAATGTTCCAGATTCAGATGGATAGCAGAAGACCTCATCAACCCGAACGTTGTAGATTTGTATAGAAGAATCCTCCATGCCTATAGCAATGATATTATTATCTTGAGGATGAAAAGCCAGAAATGTTGCTGCTGGTGGAGCGGACATGAATGTTGTCATTGTCTGCAGTCAACAGAGTATCAAGAATTGTAGTGGCACGGCAAAATAGCACCAGAAATATGGATGGAGATGTACTGATAACCCAGAAAGCCAACAATAATTATCTCTTAGCTTCTTGGACACAACAAATTTTTTCGACAATTTCAGatcttaaaatatttaaacTGAAGCACGCATTTGCGATATAACATATACCAAAATGCAAGAAATCACAGTAAAAATGCATAAAATTGCGCAAGATTCAAGCATGTAAGTTCAGATAAATCAATTCTGTAATTTTCTGAAAAACAACCCTGAAGTGTCAAAAATCCCCAAGACAATTCCTTTGCAttattcccaaaaaaaaaaattaatcaaccaCAGACATTAAATAAGTCCAAATACCTTAAATGTCCTCATATTAAAAAGAGAGATCTTCCCCCCTGATGCAGACATCACATAAGAGTCATTCTTCGAAAGTGCAAAGCATGAAACATCTTCAGAGAGGAGGTTTGGGGAGGGCAAATCATTAGTCATCAATATTCCACTTGCTGGCTGCCATAACTGTGCGACGATACTAGCAGTGGCCTATACAGACAGAATTTTTGTATACTGTAAGTTCATAGATATCAATGcaacaagaaaaatcaaatgatACCAATCAAAAGAGGGTTTAATACCTTTACCATTTGATCATTTTTCTGCCATTTCCAGAGCTTGTGCATTCCATTAGAAGCTAATGCCAGTATGGCAACTCCTGAATTTGTATAAATCAATCGGCAAACCTGAACCATACAAGAAAACTTGAGGGAAAACGAAGAATACAAACTTAAGCAAAACTTTTCAATGAGTAAGAAGAAACCAATACACATCATAATTCTTCAACTTAAAAGTATCTCATGcttcaaaagtaaagttcactTATTAAATTTTTAAGACAGCAAGACGTATTTTTCTTCCTATTTTTGTGGAGAACGTGAAATTACCCAAGGTTGAGCCACATTGGAAGTTTGGAACCaccaatgcaaaaaaaaaaaatccgggTACTAGTGTTCATCCGCAAACCAAGCATTCAAGAACAACCTCGTATCCATGGATTGGACTTTTGAATGCTAAAACATG encodes the following:
- the LOC119993795 gene encoding actin-related protein 6 — encoded protein: MSSNVIVLDNGGSLIKAGQGGERDPAIIIPNCLYRPLSSKKFQNPTPLPSSTTSIIDAASEDLTSAAVRRPIDRGYLINPDLQRDIWAHLFSSLLHVSPSSTSLLLTEHLFTLPSIQRATDELVFEDFGFKALYVADPPSLVHLYEASRRPYGLVSKAQCSLVVDCGFSFTHAAPVFQNFTVNYAVKRIDLGGKALTNYLKELVSYRAVNVMDETFIMDDVKEKLCFVSLDVARDLQIARKRGRDNLLRCTYVLPDGVNHTKGFIKDPEEARRYTLTDGAPPRSAEAEKDMDLTGKSEERKRTDLTKNEFDLTNERFLVPEMIFQPADLGMNEAGLAECIVRAVNSCHPLLHPVLYESIILTGGSTLFPRFVERLERDLRPLVPDDYHVKITTQEDPILGVWRGGSLLASSPDFEGMCVTKSEYEEHGSARCRKRFFH